One Scomber scombrus chromosome 4, fScoSco1.1, whole genome shotgun sequence genomic region harbors:
- the rgmb gene encoding RGM domain family member B — MGRAGCCCRGAERLASPSLVRRFRPLLLLIIALCCGAHIGQCQVATPQCRIQKCTTDFVSLTSHLTSAVDGFHTEFCKALRAYSACTQRTAKSCRGNLVFHSAVLGISDLMSQRNCSRDGPTSSTHPEVQPEPCNYHSRTQHAHTHSHAHAHSHSHARSHSHSQPGYLFCGLFGDPHLRTFKDSFQTCKVEGAWPLIDNDYLSVQVTNVPVVTGSSATATNKITIIFKPYEGCTDQRVYQAVTDNLPAAFDDGTVSSGDPIHASAGADGATGKVRALWISERSPGHHVELHAGYIGVTVIVRQLGHYLTLAVRIPEELAQAYDASQDLQLCLNGCPSSERIDQGGHLPLPLSPPALGLQVQQLRRPSYSSQTQSLPYGAPQVFGVEGAKERCREQLEVQDIYFHSCVFDLLTTGDANFTVTAYSAQKDMESLHPHQDRWRIYPRGSATSTIHLDSQHIKHLALFLLCALSMGFM, encoded by the exons ATGGGGAGAGCCGGATGCTGTTGCCGCGGGGCTGAGCGCCTCGCCTCCCCGTCTCTGGTGCGCCGCTTCCGGCCACTGCTACTGCTGATCATCGCTTTGTGCTGCGGTGCCCACATAG GTCAGTGCCAGGTGGCCACCCCTCAGTGCCGTATCCAAAAGTGCACCACTGACTTCGTCTCCCTGACCTCCCACCTCACGTCCGCTGTGGATGGCTTTCATACCGAATTTTGCAAGGCTTTGCGGGCGTATTCAGCCTGCACGCAGAGGACAGCCAAGTCCTGCCGGGGGAACCTGGTCTTCCACTCTGCAGTGCTGGGCATCTCAGACCTCATGAGCCAGAGGAATTGCTCCAGGGACGGGCCCACTTCTTCCACACACCCCGAGGTTCAACCTGAGCCCTGCAACTACCACAGTCGCACCCAgcatgcccacacacactcccatGCTCATGCACACTCGCACTCCCATGCTCGCAGCCACAGCCACTCGCAGCCTGGGTACCTGTTCTGTGGGCTGTTCGGGGACCCCCATCTGAGGACGTTTAAGGACAGCTTCCAGACTTGTAAGGTGGAGGGGGCTTGGCCGCTTATTGATAATGACTATCTGTCGGTTCAGGTCACTAATGTTCCAGTGGTGACGGGCTCCAGTGCTACAGCGACCAATAAG ATCACCATTATCTTCAAGCCCTATGAGGGTTGCACAGACCAGAGGGTCTATCAGGCCGTCACAGACAATCTCCCTGCTGCCTTTGATGATGGCACTGTGAGCAGTGGAGACCCAATCCACGCTTCTGCTGGTGCAGACGGTGCAACTGGGAAGGTGCGGGCTCTGTGGATCTCTGAGCGCAGCCCGGGGCACCACGTGGAGCTGCATGCTGGCTACATTGGCGTAACGGTGATTGTCCGCCAGCTGGGTCACTACTTGACCCTGGCAGTGCGGATCCCTGAGGAGCTGGCTCAGGCCTACGATGCCTCCCAGGACCTGCAGCTCTGTCTGAACGGCTGCCCCAGCAGTGAACGCATCGACCAGGGAGGACATTTGCCTCTCCCCCTGTCCCCACCTGCACTCGGCCTACAGGTTCAGCAGCTTCGTCGGCCCAGCTACTCCTCACAGACACAATCATTGCCCTACGGTGCCCCCCAGGTTTTCGGTGTGGAAGGGGCAAAGGAGCGCTGTCGGGAGCAGCTGGAGGTGCAGGACATTTACTTCCACTCGTGCGTGTTTGATCTCCTGACCACCGGGGATGCTAACTTCACAGTGACGGCGTACAGTGCCCAGAAGGACATGGAAAGTCTTCACCCACACCAGGACAGATGGAGGATCTACCCCCGCGGCTCTGCCACCTCCACCATACACCTTGATTCTCAACATATCAAACACCTCGCTCTGTTCCTGCTTTGTGCACTGAGCATGGGGTTCATGTAA